The following coding sequences are from one Nicotiana tabacum cultivar K326 chromosome 1, ASM71507v2, whole genome shotgun sequence window:
- the LOC107819162 gene encoding uncharacterized protein LOC107819162, whose translation MDKFVTKLDHSKPSSSCQSLIQANANLSYLINELHLGSLKGDPGERTPISDYNPRIRDEVRKHYIQQGPCQPSKHQFPKTLIGGRMRQFVPSWFNGQFSKCFRAWNKGLERLRLHVGDVNSVHDKCFKKMLDLSNHQSIQVVFDKHSEKLKSEYQMRLEASIDVARLILLYGLAFRGHDESESSTNQGLFLGFLRWHEDKHPDMGKVILENAPQNDTLTCPIIQKDIINACAKETLKAIIGDLNGDYFVILVDESNDISHKEQMALVLRYVDKNAEVVERFVGLVHVSDTSACSLKEAIYSLLSDHSLSPSQIRGQGYDGASNMRGEISGLKTLIMKDSSSAYYIHCFAHQLQLTLVAMSKKHLDVEDFFCHVTNVLNVIGVSFKRRDLLRHLQAEKLEQLLESGEIHTGRGLNQERGLQRPVIEHEGSTSNERNQAKYFLSEIITFKFVFMLHLMLKVLAMSNELNKILQKRDQDIVNAVEFLKITKKRLQDMRETGWESLLDDVSSFCHMHDIIIPKMDESYFPEKSKRKSSGICYSHHLRVDIFYAVIDVQLQELNDRFGVVSSELLLGMANLNPVNSFANFDKGRIMVLAKCYPNKFDEVQIRDLSYQLDTFIIHMRAGNPKFSNLQGISDLAKALVETNLVETYSYVYLLVKLTLILPVATATVERAFSSMKQIKNEERNNMGDQYLNDCLVC comes from the exons ATGGATAAATTTGTCACGAAGTTGGACCATTCTAAACCAAGTTCTAGTTGTCAATCCTTGATCCAAGCGAATGCCAATCTTTCCTATCTTATAAATGAACTCCATTTGGGGTCACTTAAAGGCGATCCAGGAGAAAGAACACCTATTTCTGACTATAACCCTAGAATACGAGATGAAGTAAGGAAACATTACATTCAACAAGGTCCTTGTCAACCTTCCAAGCATCAATTTCCCAAAACTCTAATAGGAGGAAGAATGCGTCAATTTGTTCCAAGTTGGTTCAATGGTCAATTTTCTAAATG ttttaggGCTTGGAATAAGGGTCTTGAAAGATTGCGTTTACACGTTGGTGATGTTAATAGTGTCCATGATAAATGTTTCAAGAAGATGCTAGATTTATCAAATCATCAATCAATTCAAGTTGTTTTTGATAAGCACTCCGAGAAGTTAAAAAGTGAGTATCAAATGCGTTTAGAAGCATCAATTGATGTGGCAAGACTTATATTATTGTATGGATTGGCTTTTAGGGGCCATGATGAAAGTGAATCTTCAACAAATCAAGGCCTCTTTCTAGGATTCTTACGATGGCATGAGGACAAGCATCCAGATATGGGAAAAGTAATATTAGAAAATGCTCCACAAAATGATACTTTGACTTGCCCTATAATccaaaaggatattatcaatgcTTGTGCAAAAGAAACATTAAAGGCTATAATTGGAGACTTGAATGGAGATTACTTTGTTATATTAGTTGATGAGTCCAACGATATCTCACACAAAGAACAAATGGCTCTTGTTTTGCGTTATGTTGATAAGAATGCTGAAGTGGTAGAGCGATTTGTTGGTCTTGTTCATGTTAGTGATACATCGGCATGCTCATTGAAGGAAGCAATCTACTCTTTGCTTTCGGACCACTCACTAAGTCCATCCCAAATACGTGGACAAGGTTATGATGGAGCTAGTAACATGAGGGGCGAAATAAGTGGTCTTAAGACTTTGATTATGAAAGACAGCTCATCGGCATATTACATTCATTGCTTTGCTCATCAATTGCAATTAACACTTGTAGCTATGTCTAAAAAGCATTTGGATGTCGAAGACTTCTTCTGTCATGTTACTAATGTGTTGAATGTCATTGGAGTATCTTTTAAGCGCAGAGATTTGCTTCGTCATCTTCAAGCTGAAAAACTGGAGCAATTACTTGAGTCTGGTGAAATTCATACCGGGCGAGGACTAAATCAAGAACGCGGGCTTCAAAGACCAG TGATTGAACATGAAGGTTCTACCTCAAATGAGAGAAATCAAGCAAAATATTTTTTGAGTGAGATAATAAcatttaaatttgtttttatgCTTCACTTGATGTTGAAAGTTTTGGCAATGTCAAATGAGTTGAACAAGATCTTACAAAAGAGAGATCAAGATATTGTTAATGCCGTGGAGTTTCTTAAGATTACAAAGAAAAGATTGCAAGATATGAGGGAAACTGGATGGGAATCTTTGCTAGATGACGTTTCCTCATTTTgtcatatgcatgatattataattcCCAAGATGGATGAATCCTATTTTCCTGAAAAGTCGAAGCGCAAGTCTTCTGGTATTTGTTATTCACACCACTTGCGTGTTGATATCTTTTATGCTGTAATTGATGTACAACTTCAAGAGCTTAATGACCGTTTTGGTGTAGTGAGTAGCGAATTGCTTCTTGGGATGGCTAACTTGAATCCAGTCAATTCTTTTGCTAATTTTGATAAAGGTAGAATAATGGTTTTAGCAAAATGTTACCCAAATAAGTTTGATGAAGTACAGATTCGAGACTTGAGTTATCAACTAGATACTTTCATAATTCATATGCGAGCTGGCAATCCCAAGTTCTCCAACTTGCAAGGAATTAGTGATTTGGCAAAAGCATTGGTTGAGACAAATCTTGTGGAGACTTATTCGTATGTTTATCTACTTGTGAAGTTAACTCTGATTTTACCTGTTGCTACCGCAACTGTGGAGAGAGCATTCTCATCCATGAAGCAGATAAAGAATGAAGAGCGGAACAACATGGGTGATCAATATTTAAATGATTGTTTAGTTTGTTAG